One window of Fusobacterium polymorphum genomic DNA carries:
- a CDS encoding LolA family protein, producing MKKFIILLFILVQGLIFSATKSLSDIKTVKFDVVEKTTVKSKKKEISYKIDFEIPNKIKKEVTAPELNKGEIYLYDYTTSKKVVYLPLFNEVKENKIVDDENRIIKAINKIIEEEKKNKDFSQKFYAKKPQSLNIDEQVSIDILSYIEVDGFVFPETVEIKDRGTKVGDIKISNLKINPILDSKTFTEIPKK from the coding sequence ATGAAAAAATTTATAATATTATTATTTATATTAGTACAGGGACTGATTTTTTCAGCAACAAAAAGTTTATCAGATATAAAAACAGTAAAATTTGATGTTGTTGAGAAAACTACTGTAAAATCTAAAAAGAAAGAAATTAGTTATAAAATTGATTTTGAGATACCAAATAAAATTAAAAAAGAGGTTACAGCTCCAGAATTAAATAAAGGGGAGATATACCTTTATGATTACACAACAAGTAAAAAAGTTGTGTACCTACCTTTATTCAATGAAGTTAAAGAAAATAAGATAGTTGATGATGAAAACAGAATAATAAAGGCAATAAATAAAATAATAGAAGAAGAAAAGAAAAATAAAGATTTTAGCCAAAAATTTTATGCAAAAAAACCTCAAAGCTTAAATATAGATGAACAAGTTTCAATTGATATTTTAAGTTATATAGAAGTTGATGGTTTTGTTTTTCCAGAAACTGTTGAAATAAAAGACAGAGGAACTAAGGTAGGAGATATAAAAATAAGTAATTTAAAGATAAATCCTATTTTAGATAGTAAGACTTTCACTGAAATTCCTAAAAAATAG
- the mreC gene encoding rod shape-determining protein MreC: MKKENKIKILLPILAVIIVTVLIFNRLLFKLKDQIDKAFLPIQSKVYNVANRAIGIKDIIFSYESIIAENENLKKENMKLKIEKVKEQEIYEENERLLKLLEMKENSIYKGSLKFARVSFSDINNLNNRIFIDLGSKDGIKTDMITVYGDYLVGKIIAVHDSYSEVELITNPNCIISTKTMGEVLGIARGSDEEDGLLYFQPSIVEDNLKGGDEIITSGISDIYPEGIKVGKIEQIDEKENYGYKRVTLKPGFESKDLREVIVISRENTVNRPIVKEEEIETEGLKGEEQ, encoded by the coding sequence ATGAAAAAAGAAAACAAAATAAAAATTCTTTTACCAATATTAGCAGTAATAATTGTTACAGTTTTAATTTTCAATAGACTTTTATTTAAATTAAAAGATCAAATTGATAAGGCATTTCTACCAATTCAAAGTAAAGTATACAATGTAGCTAATAGAGCTATTGGAATTAAGGATATAATTTTCTCTTATGAAAGTATCATAGCAGAAAATGAAAATTTAAAAAAAGAAAATATGAAATTAAAAATTGAAAAAGTAAAAGAACAAGAAATATATGAAGAAAATGAAAGATTATTAAAACTTTTAGAAATGAAAGAAAATAGTATCTATAAAGGAAGTTTAAAATTTGCAAGAGTGAGTTTTAGTGATATAAATAATCTAAATAATAGGATTTTTATAGACCTTGGTTCAAAAGATGGAATAAAAACTGATATGATAACTGTATATGGAGACTACTTAGTTGGAAAAATAATAGCAGTTCATGATAGTTATTCTGAGGTTGAACTTATAACAAATCCTAATTGTATTATAAGTACTAAAACAATGGGGGAAGTGTTAGGAATTGCAAGAGGTAGTGATGAAGAAGATGGTCTTTTATATTTTCAACCTTCAATAGTTGAAGATAATTTAAAGGGAGGAGATGAAATAATTACATCAGGAATTAGTGATATTTATCCTGAGGGGATTAAAGTTGGAAAAATAGAGCAAATTGATGAAAAAGAAAATTATGGTTATAAAAGGGTTACTTTAAAACCTGGTTTTGAAAGTAAGGACTTAAGAGAAGTAATAGTAATTAGTAGAGAAAATACAGTAAATAGACCAATAGTAAAAGAAGAGGAAATAGAAACAGAAGGCTTAAAAGGAGAAGAACAATGA
- a CDS encoding MFS transporter: MKKSIIGLLWGESTLKVMAILYDSVITAFLLQLGLKNTQIGLLWSVVLLTQMLFDYPTGSFADRYGRLKIFTVGMVLTGSAIVMIAYSVNISILYISAILMGIGESQISGTLFPWFVNSLDKVENLQEKEEYILKSNGQVQYSTNIIGIFIGFIISFLNLDYKFVLILAGTFQAINGILIYFSFQDNKSIEANLIKIGKKSFQVFLKENKLWIYTLAMTIHYSFYSVHLFIWQPRANFLGIIGSKLTGINSIYLSCLVVSGLIIKYKKEIKNYLYVLCVILIPISLIIIYQSQNLILYLLGTILLGLSNGMVAPQIMSTVHYFILDEVRSSVISLLSSLSSIFLIFLQVIIGKILDIKGSYYLKILCVLFGVIYIICIILILKWLREDKNKI; encoded by the coding sequence ATGAAAAAGAGTATAATAGGTTTACTTTGGGGTGAAAGTACCTTAAAAGTTATGGCAATATTATATGATTCAGTCATAACAGCTTTTTTATTACAACTTGGTTTAAAAAATACTCAAATAGGTTTACTTTGGTCTGTTGTTTTGCTGACACAAATGTTATTTGACTATCCTACTGGAAGCTTTGCAGATAGATATGGTAGACTAAAAATTTTTACTGTTGGTATGGTGCTAACAGGAAGTGCCATAGTTATGATAGCATATAGTGTTAATATAAGTATATTATATATTTCAGCCATATTAATGGGAATTGGAGAATCTCAAATAAGTGGTACATTATTTCCTTGGTTTGTAAATAGTTTAGATAAAGTAGAAAATCTACAAGAAAAAGAAGAATATATTTTAAAAAGTAACGGGCAAGTTCAATATTCTACTAATATTATAGGAATTTTTATAGGTTTTATAATCTCATTTTTAAATTTAGATTATAAATTTGTACTTATTCTTGCAGGAACATTCCAAGCCATAAATGGAATTTTAATTTATTTTTCCTTTCAAGATAATAAAAGTATAGAAGCAAACTTAATAAAGATTGGAAAGAAAAGTTTTCAGGTATTTTTAAAAGAAAATAAATTATGGATATATACTCTTGCAATGACTATTCATTACTCCTTTTATTCAGTTCACCTTTTTATATGGCAACCTAGAGCAAATTTTTTAGGAATTATCGGAAGTAAACTTACAGGAATCAATAGCATATATTTATCATGTTTGGTAGTTAGTGGACTTATTATTAAATATAAAAAAGAGATTAAAAATTATTTATATGTTTTATGTGTAATTTTAATTCCTATATCTTTGATAATTATTTATCAATCTCAAAATCTTATTTTATATCTTTTAGGAACAATTCTTTTAGGACTTAGTAATGGTATGGTAGCACCTCAAATTATGAGTACAGTTCATTATTTCATTCTAGATGAAGTGAGGTCATCAGTTATATCTTTACTGAGTTCTCTATCAAGTATTTTTTTAATATTTTTACAAGTAATAATTGGAAAAATATTAGATATAAAAGGAAGTTATTATCTTAAAATTTTATGTGTATTGTTTGGAGTTATTTATATTATTTGCATAATATTAATTTTAAAGTGGTTAAGAGAAGATAAAAATAAAATTTAA
- a CDS encoding GNAT family N-acetyltransferase, whose protein sequence is MSIKILPAYDFPEEIKLLFSEYTGILIEGDASFKKYLEIQNYDDELEHLEKKYGLPDGRLYIAYYNNEVAGCISLKKIDEKNCEMKRLYVRLEFRGKQIGEKLIEKIIKDAKKIGYSSMLLDTLPFLKSAIRLYKKYGFYEISSYNNSPMETSIYMKLDL, encoded by the coding sequence ATGAGTATAAAAATATTACCAGCTTATGATTTTCCAGAAGAAATAAAATTATTGTTTTCAGAGTATACAGGTATTCTAATTGAAGGAGATGCCAGCTTTAAAAAGTATCTTGAAATCCAGAATTATGATGATGAATTAGAACATTTAGAAAAAAAATATGGTCTACCTGATGGTAGATTATATATAGCTTATTATAATAATGAAGTTGCAGGTTGTATAAGTCTTAAAAAGATTGATGAAAAAAATTGTGAAATGAAAAGGCTTTATGTTAGATTAGAGTTTAGAGGTAAACAAATTGGAGAAAAGCTTATTGAAAAAATAATAAAAGATGCAAAAAAAATAGGATATTCTTCTATGTTATTAGATACTTTACCATTTTTAAAAAGTGCAATAAGATTATATAAAAAATATGGATTTTATGAAATTTCAAGTTATAATAATAGTCCAATGGAGACATCAATTTACATGAAATTAGATTTATAA
- a CDS encoding AAA family ATPase: MKKGIGVGIEDFKKIIEEDCYYFDKTNYIEELLKDRTEIKLFTRPRRFGKTLNMTTLKYFFDVRNAEENKKLFKNLYIEKSEYFKEQGQYPVIFITLKDLKKNTWEECFFGVKELLRSLYNDFNFIRETLNESDLKEFDKIWLKEEGANYDSSLLNLTKYLYNYYQKKVILLIDEYDSPLIIANQRGYYKDSINFFRNFLSLVLKTNSNLKMGVLTGIVQVAKEGIFSGLNNVRTYNILGDKFETFFGLSEEEVKEALKYFEMTYEIEEVKRWYDGYKFGNSEVYNPWSIINYLSDRGLQAYWVNTSDNALIYDSIKNSTVDVFKDLESLFEGKEIKKEISPFFTFEELSKFDGIWQLMVYNGYLKINEKLSNDEYMIKIPNYEIQTFFKKGFIDKFLVSGNYFNPMMDALLDGDIEEFERRLQNIFLVNTSFYDLKGEKVYHSLFLGMLIWLRDKYEVKSNGERGHGRYDAMLIPLDKIKPAYVFEFKVSKTIKALNAKAEEALEQIKEKQYDVGLKDSGITKIYRIGIAFKGKNVKVKYEIV; this comes from the coding sequence ATGAAAAAAGGGATAGGTGTGGGAATAGAAGATTTTAAAAAAATAATAGAAGAAGATTGTTATTATTTTGATAAAACTAACTACATAGAAGAACTTTTAAAGGATAGAACAGAAATAAAATTATTTACCCGTCCAAGAAGATTTGGAAAGACATTGAATATGACAACATTAAAATATTTTTTTGATGTGAGAAATGCAGAAGAAAATAAAAAATTATTTAAAAATTTATATATAGAAAAATCAGAATATTTTAAAGAACAAGGACAATATCCAGTTATTTTTATTACATTGAAAGACTTAAAAAAGAATACTTGGGAAGAATGTTTTTTTGGAGTTAAAGAATTATTAAGAAGTCTATATAATGACTTTAATTTTATAAGAGAAACTTTAAATGAGAGTGACTTAAAGGAGTTTGATAAAATTTGGTTGAAAGAAGAAGGTGCAAACTATGACAGTTCTCTATTAAATCTAACAAAATATTTATATAATTACTATCAAAAAAAGGTAATTTTATTAATAGATGAATATGATAGCCCTTTAATAATAGCTAATCAAAGAGGATACTATAAAGATTCAATAAACTTTTTCAGAAATTTTTTAAGCTTAGTTCTAAAAACAAATTCAAATTTAAAAATGGGAGTGTTGACTGGTATAGTTCAAGTAGCAAAAGAAGGAATATTTTCAGGTTTAAATAATGTTAGAACCTATAATATATTAGGAGATAAATTTGAAACATTTTTTGGTTTAAGTGAGGAAGAAGTGAAAGAAGCATTGAAATATTTTGAAATGACTTATGAAATAGAAGAAGTAAAAAGATGGTATGATGGATATAAATTTGGAAATTCAGAGGTATACAACCCTTGGTCTATAATAAATTATCTATCAGATAGAGGTTTGCAAGCCTATTGGGTAAATACCTCAGATAATGCATTAATTTATGATAGTATAAAAAATTCAACAGTAGATGTATTTAAAGATTTAGAAAGTTTATTTGAAGGAAAAGAAATAAAAAAGGAAATAAGTCCATTTTTTACTTTTGAAGAATTATCAAAATTTGATGGAATATGGCAGTTAATGGTATATAATGGATACTTAAAGATAAATGAAAAGCTATCCAATGATGAATATATGATAAAAATACCAAACTATGAAATACAGACATTTTTTAAAAAAGGTTTTATAGATAAATTTTTAGTGAGTGGGAATTATTTTAATCCAATGATGGATGCCTTATTAGATGGGGATATAGAAGAGTTTGAAAGAAGACTACAAAATATATTTTTAGTAAATACAAGTTTTTATGATTTAAAAGGAGAAAAAGTATACCATTCATTATTTTTAGGAATGTTAATTTGGTTAAGAGATAAATATGAAGTAAAATCAAATGGAGAAAGAGGTCATGGAAGATATGATGCAATGTTAATTCCACTTGATAAAATAAAACCTGCCTATGTATTTGAATTTAAAGTATCAAAAACAATAAAAGCCTTAAATGCAAAAGCAGAGGAAGCCTTAGAACAAATAAAAGAAAAACAATATGATGTAGGTTTGAAAGACTCAGGAATAACTAAGATATACAGAATAGGAATAGCATTTAAGGGCAAAAATGTAAAGGTTAAATATGAAATAGTGTAA